The region TTtcactaaaataattattctaaTACTGGAACCCGTTTGTGATCCTGTGACTGCAAAGGGATGTTCCAGGGAACAGCAACATTCTTCCATCCACCAACCCACAGGTCCCGGTGTTGTTAATAAATATACGATCAGAGATGGTTGCATCATCTCTGACTGACTCAAGTGTCAACAGCAAGGCTGAAAGCGCACAGTGCCCTGGATGCAGGAATGCTCAGTCAGACAAGGTGAGCCTGCAGAGATTACCACATTACAGACAACATTTCCCGCCCAGCTTTCTCTTCTTTCCGAGTGTGCGCGGAGAGCCGACTACCTGGATGCTTTCAAAGATGTGCTCGAAGGCGCGAGGGATGATTCCTCTCTGCGCGGGAGGCTCGGCCACTCCCTGCATGGTGAACGACTTCCCACTCCCGGTCTGCCCGTACGCAAATATCGTCCCGTTGTAGCCCTCTGTCACCCCCTGGTGGAAGAAGAAAATagcctttccctctctccttacTAACCACAAACAAGTCCTTACAATTTACCTCAGACAAATTATGGTCTAGAAGATTAAATTATTAGGGATAACAAGACGTGGCCACAATAATGAATAGCAACTGcggcaaagaaaacaaaacaactctTAAAAAACTACTTCTAGCCTATTCCGATTTGGTATAAAATAGTTATTAGCAATATAACACTGGTAAAACACAGGCATGCGTTTCTATTGAAGTACAGTATTTTGTCTCAGGTTGGAATTACCGCTATCCAATAACTTCACAGCCCATTATTGCTGCAATTCGTGGGCCCTGCCTCTGTCCTAACATAGAAACGGGACGCGTTACCTCCACCAAAGGGTAGGCGATCTCGTTGTACATCTGCTCGGTTGACTGGTGGGTGAAGTAGGCTCCGtcaaatgtgaattgtttgggGGGCTCCTCTGTCGCTCCGGGCTTTTCGATAAAACACTGACATCGACTTGGTTCAATAGACACCACCGTTTTACAGTTCAGTGCCTTCTCTCTGTCGTTCATTGGCCTACACCTGACTACCACCTTGACGGACTCTGAAGCCATTTTTGCTTACGACTGGTTTGCTGTAACGTTACAAAGCTATGGCGCTAAATAAAGTAGAGAATTGACGCATACTTAATAAAAACGTGACACAAAGTGGCTTGCTTGCTGGCTGGCCAACTTTGCTATGCGTCAGTCACCTAGCAGTTACTTTATTTTAATCACATATCACTGGTACCATTACATCAGCAATTTCCAGAAACAATCTGCAATTTGTTGGCTATTGCTAATGAGCAACCACCTGTCTTTAAaccaaatgaaatgcaaacGAAATATTCGAGTTTTTCCAGTCCGCTTTTGTTAAATGCCATCACTATCAATCTTGTTACTATATAGATTGATGGCTATCACATCTAGTTAAAACACCACAACATCAAGACATCACTCCCCTTGTTATCAAAACCACAGCAGCATCCTCTTGCTATGGGAACTGCGGTGTATTATCGGACAGGTACCCAACGACGTCATCATTCGTGGTCCCATAAATACATGCACCATTTGCTCACATTATAAAACTGTAGCTAAACAAACACCATTATCACATCGGAGTCTCGGCGCTGCAGCAGACGGACGGGGTTCTCCTACCGCGGCGTTCTATGTTGCTAGGCGACTACAAACTTCGACAATAACGTCACCGAAACTCAAGGGAACGTCAGCAAAGTTGCGCAGTCGAGAAGTACATTAAACAAAATCCAGGCGTTATTCACTTCACCGTTAGTAATTCCTTACAGTTTTGGGGTACGACGGTGACATTCATATATTGGTTTTCATTtgataaaacagaatttttttatttaagtatttgaatgtttttttcctgtacGAATCCCAATTTCCTTTTCGAACGTTCATTCGATTACAGGCCAGTTGAGTAGATTTTAAGTTGATTTTAttaacatcccccccccccccgaaaactTTGGTTAAACAGATTTTATACGTTGGCCTAATAAAACACAGGATCTCTAGTTATTGCCTGGTTACTAGGACTCTCTGCCTGCTGAGGTTGATGTGTCCCAGGAAACAGTGATAGACAGACACAGTTTTAATTTGAGAAATCATCTTTTTACTCACTTTAGAAAACATTTCCATCATCTGACCAATTAATTACAATTACTATTCCACAATGGGCAttggaagaaaaacatttaggTACCAGAAAAACTATCTTCTGTCAGGCGAGGACAAGGAAATGTCAGCTTTCTAAAGTATATATAAAGATTTATATTATCTTATTATTACGGGCACCAAAGCAGGTGAAGTCCCTTTAAACAGGGACTTCGGCGAGAAAAggtaaaaggggaaaaagtcaAATGTGTAGGAGCTGCTGTCATAGTCCCTGGAGTCTGTTAAAAAGGCTGGAAGATAGTATAATATGAAGCTGTGAAGACAGTATTATGCTGAAAGCACAGACAAGCAGAGGCATCACCactaaaattaaactaaattaatgtaaaaaaaaaaaaacagcagatagAGCAAGCACTGACTGCACACCAGGTTTTCTGTACTTAACTGGGGTTTATTATCTGCATAGGCAGTAACTGCTCAAAAGGTTTCTATATTtggattaaaaagaaaacaagaaatatttaaatgcactttGTTATACATTAAGTCCTCAAATCACTACAGTTAATCTGCATATTAATACACAGggatgtttctttaaaaaaagatttaaaacatttaaaaatgatgaatacAGTTCTGGCCCTGCTGTATgcgtaacgcatgcagacactaTGGCAACTGCTGCTGCACCTGAAGCAGTCATTTCTACAGGGTTCATCTCCCCCGTTTCCTGTACCCAGaacccccttccaaaaaaaaaaaaaaaacacctggttCAACCTTGTCCAGGAACAGGACACTGTGGTCCAGGGTTTGGGGTAGGAATAGACAGCAGACCAAGGAGTGTGGAAGTGATGGTAATGAATCTCTcttgttttgaagttttaaaaatatgaattggtaaaaagtgaaaacacattttcaggatggcattaaaaaaactgattaaaaaataaaagtatgaaaacatttataaagtgCTACGGCAAATGTAACCCTCAGAAGGTTCATCGTAAAGGAGTCAcactatgttttaaaaagtcccctgcccctccccccaccagagACAACTgctccaaacacacacccccatctcTGAGTTTCTTTCTCAGGTCTCATTGCTGGGAATTAAGTAGGTAGGtcttaataaaaatatacaatccAAAAATATATGAtccaaaaatatacaaatacagcTCGCTCAGCTTTACCTTCTGTTAACTGGCAAGATAAACGGACTAATAGTGAGCGATGAGAAAGTGGTTTAAACCCACTCTTCTCTTGGTTTGCATCTACTGGAACCTTTCAGCAGGCCAGAAGCCTGGGACTTTCCTGCCTTTTCCTCCCACTCATAGCAGTGGTTGACCCGGGCACAGCTCAGCAGGCATTCCAgctcccctctgctctcagtGTAGTGCTCCATTATTGAAGCAATGCTGTCAAATTGTGTGTGGCAGTTCTGACAAGAGGACAAAACAAAGAGCATAAATCAAAATGAGTTACTCTTAGTAGTGACCGGATATCGCTCTGACATGGATATGTATGTACATTCAGGAGGATTTAGAGCACAGCTATGGAGCAGGAAAAGCACCAGCACTGAAGCAATAAAACGATCAACCATCACAATAAAAGAGAGCGAGTCACTGCTGCGTTCACCCATCCCGccctacctgcagcaggtaTTTTCCTTTGGCAGTGCTTCGGATGGGGAAGGTGACAAGGCCAGAAGGGCAGCGTACGATGAGGGATCCACAGCTAGGCGCTTCTGTCCGAGAGCACAACAGGAAGGACCCCAGAACGTCCTCTGCCAGCAGGGCTGAGCTGCTGTCActggcaggaaacaggaagtgacatcttAGCCTCAGATGCCCCAGCTTACTCACTCCCCATCAGCACTCAGGCCCTCGTGTCTTCAGGTAAACTAAGGAGGGCACTGAAAggaactgtgacatcaccaccaaCTGAATACAGGAGCCCAAAACACTGCGCTGAAACACTGACCAAACTCTGAGCCCAAAACACTGACCAAAACTCTGCGCCGAAACAGAGCCAAAACACTGACCAAAACACTGAGCCGAAACACTGACCAAACTCTGAGCCCAAAACACTGACCAAAACTCTGCGCCGAAACACTGACCAAACTCTGAGCCCAAAACACTGCACCGAAACACTGAGCCAAAACACTGACCAAACTCTGAGCCCAAAATACTGACCAAAACACCGAGCCTAAAACACTGAGCCCAAAACACTGAGCCAAAACACTGTGCTGAAACACTGAGCCAAAACACTGACCAAACTCTGGGTCCAAAACACTGACCAAACTCTGGGTCCAAAACACCGACCAAAACACTGAGCCCAAAACCCTGTCCAAACTCTGAGCCCAAAACACTGACCAaaacacaaagccaaaacaCTGAGCCCAAAACACTGAGCCAAAACACTGAGCCAAAACACTGCGCCAAAACACTGACCAAAACACTGAGCCAAAAGCCTCCAACATCAAGACCTTTTGAAAAGACAGACATTCTGAACAAGAACTGAGAGCAGAAACTGGAAGCACCCAACTGTACACCAGGGACTGGCAGTGTGATTCCTGGCAGTGAGATTACCGGCGGTGAGATTACCGGCGGTGAGATTACCAGTGAGATTACTGGCAGTGAGATTACCTGTGAGATTACCGGCAGTGTGATTACCGGCAGTGAGATTACCGGCAGTGAGATTACCCGTGATATTACCGGCAGTGTAATTACCGGCAGTGTGATTACAGGTGTGATTACCGGCAGTGTGATTACCGCCACTGAGATTACCCGTGATATTAACGGCAGTGTAATTACCGGCGTGATTACAGCGGTGAGAGTATCGGCAGTGAGATTACTGGCAGTGTGATTACCGGTGTGATTACCGGCAGTGAGATTGCTGGCGATTGGCATCgcgtgtttctgtggggaacgtTGTGCTCTCCCAAATTAACAGAGACAAAGATAACAGATGGAAATGGCAGAGACATGGGGAGGTCACAGGGCAGGTCTGGGGGACAGGGGAGTAGGTGGAGACTGGTGGATTTGGGGGTacaggggtggggtgtggtgggggggggtgggacgcACCTGGAGATTCCGGCCCAGGACCACACAACCTCTGCCAGGGCCTCCTCCGTCTCCGCCAAACTGAGTGGGCGCGGTTTGGACAGGGGAACCGGCGGGTTGTCCAGCGCCCTTCCTGCTCCAAGCACAAGCGACCCCAGTCAGTCCAGCACTTTCATTGTAGAAAAAGTCTCAATTATAATCAGCACAATACTATATTTTGGGGGATATTAGAGGATATTTCCCATTCGGGGGAATATTAGAGGATATTTCCCATTTGGGGGAACATTAGTGGATATTTCCCATTTGGGGGAACATTAGTGGATATTTCCATTTGGGGGAACATTAGTGGATATTTCCCATTTGGGGGAACATTAGTGGATATTTCCCATTTGGGGGAACATTAGTGGATATTTCCCATTTGGGGGAACATTAGTGGATATTTCCCATTTGGGGGAACATTAGTGGATATTTCCCATTTGGGAGAATATTAGTGGATATTTTCCATTTGGGAGAATATTAGTGGATATTTCCCATTTGGGGggtttattaaaggatatttcCCATTTGGGGGAATATTAGTGGACATTTCCCAATTGCGGGAATATTAGTGGATATTTCCCAATTGGGGGAATCTCTCTGCAAACGGCAAAGAtctcctgctgtgtgtgaccCTGCAGGGGACTCTGCTCTCATCACCATTTCACACAGGATCTACTCACCAGTGTTTACAGAGAATTAGAAGCCTTATTCAAGGGTCTCACTTAAAACATTAGAAACATGCACACCAATTACCTTCTGTAATACAGGAAAGTGCAACAGAATAACTCCCACCCAGTCAGTTGGCTGTGGTGCATTGTAGAAAACCCATCACCTCGGGGGTGCACGTCACCCTAATGAATCTTTCACACAAATTCCCAGTGCAGGGTGAGGATCGCATTACTGAATGGACTGTGTGCACAAACCCCTGTTGTGTGATGTCAGAGAGGGCCCAGCACGTTCAGTAAAGGGTATAAATTACCTAATGAAGCTTCTGACCCTGGACAGCGCTCTGTGAACACTGGGCCCACCTGGTTGGGAGTTCAGCCGgtcctgcaggaggcgctgttTGTGGGGGGTGTAGGTGAAGGACCGGTAGGCCCCTGAGCGCAGTACTTTGTTTCGGATGGCCTTCTTGCGCACCAaagtgggagaggagggggcggggccttcctctgggctgctctgcctGTCATCAGCTGCCCTGGAGGGCACCTACACAAGGGACTGGGGTTAAATTACACATTCAGTCAGAAAGCAGAGCACTTATGATTTCGGAAATCCCCCCTACAGGTGGGGGTTTGAGCTCTGCCATGGCACAGCTGTGATCTCTTCTCCAGCCGTTACCTTCTCTGTTTTTCCTGGTctgaataaagttttttaaaaaaacatacaaaggGGGGTGGGAAAGGAGGGTAGAACTGCCTGCTATGCTTTGTAACAGTCTTACTTCCTGTTTGGTGGGTAATGCTGGGGGTGTTGCCAGATGcaaaatgatgcatttgaagTTAGTGTGCAATCCAAGCACACAGTGGGCTTTGGAAAGTCCACAGCAGCACATTGTGCAGTCGTCCTTTCACCCAGCACAGtaagagccagagccagagccagccCTCCCACAGATCAGCTCCCAGCAACAGGCTGTACTCCTCCAGAACTCAACACAGatcatgcgtgcacacacacacacacacacacacacacacgcgcgcacacacgctctcCCATACACACTATttcccatatacacacacgcacactcacacgcacgtgcatacaCGAACATTCGCACACacgcgctctcacacacattctctcccatacacacacacactctctcacacacactcactctcttccatagacacacacacacacgcacgcacgcacacacacacacactctcccatatacacacatgcacacacacacacacacacactctcactctctctctctcacacagaaacacacacacacacagcttgaaGCAATCTTGTCTTTGCCAGTCTCATCAGTAAGCTCTTGGACTGTGGGAAAGGTCAGGACTTCATAATCGTGAGATAAATTTAACCACTCAACAATGATGGCATCCATTAAGAATGTGGCTTTTCTCAGAACCTTCCAATGTTATCTGAGGGGCAAGTCACTGTCCAGTGAAAAGGCACTGCAGCTACGCATCTGAAAACAGGCTGGCCCACTGTCATAATTCAGACACCATGATGACGACAGCTGACCAGGCCATGATGCACAGCTTATCATTTCAGCTCATTCGTGCAGCTGGACGTTTTACTGAataaattcaggttaagtgtgGGGATCCCACCTCATGGGCAGATTTAAACCTGCTCATACCCCTGTGACTGAGCCAGCATACACTCCCACCTCTCCAGCTCATTTTCATATTCGGGTTAAAACTTCAAACACTTACAGTAATAATGCAAGATTTCTATTATATATATGGAAGTACATATAATCACATCCATGAAGTTCCAAGTggcagtgcatgtgtgtgcgtgcgcgtgtgtgcacgtgtgagtgagtgactgagaatgagtgagtgtgtgcgtgcatgtgtacgtgcgagtgagtgagaatgagtgagtgtgtgtgtgtgcgtgcatgtgtacgtgtgagtgagtgagtgagtgagtgagtgtgagcgagtgagtgagtgaatgagtgacagagcgaatgagtgagtgagtgaatgagtgacagagcgagtgagtgagtgaatgagtgacagagcgagtgagtgagtaaccTTCTCTCCAGGCAGGAGCCCCTGGGTGGGGGCTCTGCGGAAGGACACCAGAGCGCTGACGCTGAGGGGGAAGCCCTGGTTTAGGAGggacgggggcagggggggcagggtgccCCCCCTGTCTGCCTGCCCTTCTGCTGCCTCGGGGTGCTTCTCTAGGTAAGACAGCTGGAAACAGCGGCACAGGAGTAGATTCAGAAACTGGGCCTGAGATTGGACAGACAAGAGGGAGGCGGATG is a window of Anguilla anguilla isolate fAngAng1 chromosome 13, fAngAng1.pri, whole genome shotgun sequence DNA encoding:
- the sh2d5 gene encoding SH2 domain-containing protein 5, encoding MGETPAGEGSTVTRSAEYVGSFLVEDCCLDEQIQRLHAQLHSLATCKRRRSVSLKFSIKGVKVYDEDETTLLMAHALHRVSLSTARPSDAQFAFVSHNPGSLDAQLYCHLFKARHARAAQFLNLLLCRCFQLSYLEKHPEAAEGQADRGGTLPPLPPSLLNQGFPLSVSALVSFRRAPTQGLLPGEKVPSRAADDRQSSPEEGPAPSSPTLVRKKAIRNKVLRSGAYRSFTYTPHKQRLLQDRLNSQPGRALDNPPVPLSKPRPLSLAETEEALAEVVWSWAGISSDSSSALLAEDVLGSFLLCSRTEAPSCGSLIVRCPSGLVTFPIRSTAKGKYLLQNCHTQFDSIASIMEHYTESRGELECLLSCARVNHCYEWEEKAGKSQASGLLKGSSRCKPREEWV